A single genomic interval of Geotrypetes seraphini chromosome 1, aGeoSer1.1, whole genome shotgun sequence harbors:
- the LOC117368549 gene encoding olfactory receptor 1361-like, protein MDQKNQTAITEFLLLGLTTRVELSNLLFVVFLFMYLMNLLGNGTMISVISGTSKLHTPMYFLLCNLSFVDMSFSSVTVPKMLSNLISGKKNISYANCITQLYFFIIFATAECLLLSLMAYDRYVAICKPLYYIIIMNKKVCLIMTTILFIISFLNSVLHTLLVSRLAFCNSNNIQHFFCDFAPLIHISCTDTSINELLAFIVGTVLIITPFLIILISYVYIITTILKIKSTGGRRKTFSTCSSHLSVVTLFYGTFIFMYLRPQSSYSLEKDMIASVMYNVVSPMLNPYIYSLRNREVVLKVRNVLPRTICFSKGKY, encoded by the coding sequence ATGGACCAGAAGAATCAGACAGCAATAACAGAATTTCTACTGCTTGGCCTAACAACACGTGTGGAGTTAAGCAATCTCCTCTTTGTAGTGTTCCTGTTCATGTACCTGATGAATCTCCTGGGGAATGGAACCATGATCTCTGTCATTAGTGGGACCTCCAAGCTCCATACTCCCATGTATTTCCTACTCTGTAACTTGTCATTTGTGGACATGAGTTTCAGCTCAGTTACTGTCCCCAAAATGTTAAGCAATCTCATCTCTGGCAAAAAAAACATCTCTTATGCTAACTGTATTACccagctttatttttttattatttttgctaCAGCAGAATGTTTGCTCCTGTCTCTTATGGCGTATGACCGTTATGTTGCTATTTGTAAACCACTGTATTATATCATTATAATGAATAAGAAAGTGTGTCTAATCATGACAACTATTTTATTCATCATCAGCTTCCTGAATTCCGTGCTTCACACATTGTTGGTATCTAGGCTTGCCTTCTGTAACTCCAACAACATTCAACACTTCTTCTGTGATTTTGCGCCACTGATACACATCTCTTGCACAGACACATCCATCAATGAGCTGTTGGCCTTCATAGTTGGCACAGTACTAATAATAACACCCTTCCTGATCATCCTGATCTCTTACGTTTATATCATTACTACCATCCTGAAAATCAAGTCCACTGGTGGAAGGCGCAAGACTTTCTCTACCTGCTCTtcccacctttctgtggtaacGCTCTTCTATGGGACATTTATTTTTATGTATCTCAGGCCTCAATCCAGCTATTCTTTGGAAAAGGACATGATCGCTAGTGTGATGTACAATGTGGTATCTCCCATGCTGAACCCTTACATCTACAGCTTAAGGAATAGGGAAGTTGTATTAAAAGTGAGGAATGTTCTACCGAGAACAATATGCTTTTCCAAAGGAAAATATTAA